One genomic region from Candidatus Lernaella stagnicola encodes:
- a CDS encoding YCF48-related protein, with translation MKFRLGLCLVVAGVSLAILGGATGVVFALTNGDCPTLAYRDRLFDATFATEDQGWVVGYPGIVLTTPDGGKSWKRACDLSEQALFAVDFLDADHGWIVGRAGKVISTADGGGNWFKHDAVCEEPLFDVDFVDSQHGWAVGNFGRVIRTVDGGKTWIKEILEPMANASINALYMHDAQNGFLVGEYPAWEAALDEDVSADTLSNMFRTHDGGATWEIVQVGTHFALYDIVFRDAQHGWAVGTKGTLVRTVDGGETWEKIATGTEVNLFKAAVAPDAVYAVGVAGVVLKIVGDKVEIIDLKAYSWLASAAFSPKGNGIIIGGRGTLFFKEEAGADWKRLPFSI, from the coding sequence ATGAAATTCCGACTCGGCTTGTGCCTGGTTGTCGCCGGTGTTTCCCTCGCGATACTCGGCGGGGCGACGGGTGTCGTATTCGCGCTCACCAACGGCGATTGCCCGACGCTTGCGTACCGTGACCGCCTCTTCGACGCGACGTTCGCTACCGAAGACCAGGGATGGGTGGTTGGCTATCCGGGCATCGTGCTCACCACGCCCGACGGTGGCAAATCATGGAAACGAGCCTGTGACCTTTCCGAGCAAGCCTTGTTTGCGGTGGATTTCCTAGACGCGGACCACGGTTGGATTGTGGGACGCGCCGGCAAAGTCATTTCGACGGCTGACGGTGGAGGAAACTGGTTCAAACACGACGCCGTGTGCGAGGAACCGCTTTTCGACGTTGATTTCGTCGATTCACAGCATGGCTGGGCCGTGGGCAATTTCGGGCGTGTGATTCGCACGGTGGATGGCGGCAAGACGTGGATTAAGGAAATTCTCGAGCCCATGGCCAACGCCTCCATCAACGCGCTGTATATGCACGACGCGCAAAACGGCTTTCTTGTCGGCGAGTATCCGGCGTGGGAAGCGGCGCTGGATGAGGACGTGTCGGCCGATACGCTGAGCAACATGTTCCGCACGCACGATGGTGGTGCGACCTGGGAAATCGTCCAGGTGGGAACGCACTTCGCGCTCTACGATATCGTTTTCCGCGACGCGCAGCATGGTTGGGCGGTGGGCACGAAGGGTACGCTGGTGCGCACGGTCGACGGCGGCGAGACGTGGGAGAAAATCGCGACAGGCACCGAGGTGAACCTGTTTAAAGCGGCTGTCGCGCCGGATGCGGTCTATGCCGTGGGCGTGGCGGGCGTCGTGCTCAAAATCGTTGGCGACAAGGTGGAGATCATTGACTTGAAGGCCTATTCGTGGCTGGCTTCCGCGGCGTTCTCACCCAAGGGTAACGGTATCATCATCGGCGGGCGTGGCACTTTGTTTTTCAAAGAAGAAGCCGGCGCGGATTGGAAACGATTGCCGTTTAGTATCTGA